Proteins found in one Sporosarcina jeotgali genomic segment:
- a CDS encoding alpha/beta hydrolase, which yields MRKRLLAITGGVTFIATALVTTFGILATNRLMFLKIKDAEVVLKRESIARRFDAQWYETVPKTTLRIQSPNGYLLHAIYLRPLDTTRTVIICHGVTENKINSMKFARMFERLGFNSIVYDHRRHGESGGKTTSFGFYEKMDLRAIIQAVRERIGKRALLGIHGESMGAATMILTAGTYPEEADFYIADCPFSDFTAQVFHILKTTTPLRTPKVIRIANIFLKIRDGYTTSLVSPKQVIAQVAQPMLFIHSLEDDFILPSMTEELFDHKNGAKSIKLFPKGAHARSFNENPEEYEATVRRFLRKYGFLN from the coding sequence TTGAGAAAGCGTCTGCTTGCAATTACAGGTGGTGTCACTTTCATTGCGACTGCTCTGGTAACAACTTTCGGCATCCTTGCTACCAATCGATTAATGTTTCTTAAAATAAAAGATGCAGAGGTTGTTTTAAAACGAGAATCCATCGCCCGGCGATTCGATGCGCAATGGTATGAAACCGTTCCAAAAACAACCTTGCGCATTCAGTCCCCTAACGGCTATTTGTTACATGCAATTTATTTGAGACCGCTCGATACAACAAGAACTGTGATTATTTGCCACGGCGTTACGGAAAATAAGATAAATTCCATGAAGTTTGCCCGTATGTTCGAACGTCTCGGATTTAACTCGATTGTGTACGATCATCGCCGTCATGGAGAGTCCGGCGGGAAAACAACCAGTTTTGGTTTCTATGAAAAAATGGACTTACGCGCAATCATTCAAGCCGTCCGTGAGCGTATAGGCAAGCGGGCCCTGCTCGGAATACACGGCGAATCCATGGGAGCAGCAACGATGATTTTGACAGCGGGGACCTATCCTGAAGAAGCGGATTTTTATATAGCAGACTGCCCTTTTTCAGATTTCACAGCACAGGTTTTTCATATACTAAAAACGACGACACCGCTTCGCACACCTAAGGTCATTCGGATTGCTAACATCTTTTTGAAAATACGCGATGGGTACACAACTTCTTTGGTTTCACCAAAACAAGTCATTGCTCAAGTTGCACAGCCGATGCTGTTCATTCATAGTTTGGAAGATGATTTCATCCTTCCGAGCATGACGGAAGAATTGTTTGACCATAAAAATGGTGCCAAGTCTATTAAACTGTTTCCTAAAGGCGCACACGCTCGATCCTTCAATGAAAATCCGGAAGAATACGAAGCGACAGTCCGGCGTTTCTTGCGGAAATATGGTTTTTTGAATTAA
- a CDS encoding hydroxymethylglutaryl-CoA lyase: protein MFSLPKKVTIIEVGPRDGLQNEKNLVETDVKLEFIHLLKNSGVTEMELTSFVSPKWVPQMSDAKSIMKKADLAERSIVLAPNAKGVELAQEAGAKNIAVFVGVSNTFNQKNINRTTDESVEALAPVILKLKEEQVFVRACISTAFYCPYEGKIEVEDCIELCRKFVALGVDELSVADTIGMANPVESYELFTRLRQSFPSVLLTAHFHDTRKMALANIFASLQAGIDRFDTAAGGLGGCPFADGATGNVATEDVVNMLDSLKISTGIDVKNVCEAVGKIAPHVSRPIESGMYRLFENGRI, encoded by the coding sequence ATGTTTAGTTTACCAAAAAAAGTGACAATTATCGAGGTCGGACCCCGTGATGGTCTGCAAAATGAAAAGAACCTAGTGGAAACAGATGTAAAACTAGAATTTATCCACTTACTGAAAAACTCAGGTGTAACTGAAATGGAACTCACATCCTTTGTATCCCCTAAGTGGGTACCGCAAATGAGTGATGCGAAAAGTATAATGAAGAAAGCAGATTTAGCAGAGCGCTCGATTGTCCTCGCACCGAATGCAAAAGGTGTTGAACTTGCCCAAGAAGCAGGCGCCAAAAATATTGCAGTGTTTGTGGGTGTCAGTAATACATTTAATCAAAAAAATATTAACCGCACGACGGATGAGAGCGTAGAAGCACTTGCTCCGGTTATTCTCAAGCTGAAAGAAGAACAGGTTTTTGTACGGGCTTGTATCTCTACTGCGTTTTATTGTCCATACGAAGGGAAAATTGAAGTGGAGGATTGTATTGAACTTTGCAGGAAGTTTGTTGCATTAGGTGTCGATGAGCTTAGTGTGGCAGATACCATTGGTATGGCCAATCCTGTCGAGAGCTATGAACTTTTCACTCGACTTCGCCAATCATTCCCTTCAGTACTATTAACTGCTCATTTCCATGACACTAGAAAAATGGCGCTTGCTAATATTTTTGCATCTTTACAGGCAGGTATTGATCGTTTTGATACGGCAGCCGGCGGCCTTGGCGGCTGTCCATTCGCGGATGGTGCAACAGGAAACGTTGCAACCGAGGATGTAGTCAACATGCTTGATTCGTTAAAAATTTCAACGGGAATTGATGTTAAAAACGTTTGCGAAGCTGTCGGAAAAATTGCACCTCATGTGTCAAGACCTATCGAAAGCGGCATGTACCGTTTATTTGAAAACGGAAGGATCTAA
- a CDS encoding acetyl-CoA C-acetyltransferase, which produces MSEQIVIASAVRTPIGSFLGALKNVSATELGALVIKEAVNRAGITAADVDEVIMGNVLQAGLGQNPARQASMKAGLPEQVPAMTINKVCGSGLKAVQLARQAILSGDAEVIVAGGMESMSQAPYVLNNAREGFKMGDQKMVDTMISDGLWCAFNNYHMGVTAENLCDRYGLSRAEQDEFAANSQKKAAEARAAGKFEDEIVPVEIPVRKGDPIQFKEDEYIKEGTTADKLAKLRPAFKKDGSVTAGNASGLNDGAAALVIMSKTKADALGITPLATITANANAGVDPAVMGIGPVQAVTNVLKRSNLALQDMDLIEANEAFAAQSLAVDRELEFDTEKLNVNGGAIALGHPIGASGARILVTLLHEMKRRDAKRGLATLCIGGGQGVAIVVERP; this is translated from the coding sequence ATGTCAGAACAAATCGTTATAGCGAGTGCTGTCAGAACACCAATCGGTTCATTTTTAGGCGCGTTAAAAAATGTAAGTGCGACCGAATTAGGTGCTTTGGTTATTAAAGAGGCAGTAAACCGTGCAGGCATTACAGCAGCAGATGTGGATGAAGTCATTATGGGGAATGTACTTCAAGCCGGTCTAGGGCAAAATCCGGCCCGGCAAGCGTCAATGAAAGCAGGACTTCCAGAACAGGTGCCGGCGATGACAATCAATAAAGTTTGCGGCTCAGGATTGAAAGCGGTTCAGCTTGCTCGCCAAGCAATTTTATCAGGAGATGCCGAAGTAATCGTAGCGGGCGGTATGGAAAGTATGAGTCAGGCACCCTATGTGCTGAATAATGCACGAGAAGGATTTAAAATGGGTGATCAAAAAATGGTGGATACTATGATTTCTGATGGTCTTTGGTGCGCATTCAACAATTATCATATGGGCGTCACTGCTGAAAATCTGTGTGACCGATATGGCTTATCCCGTGCAGAACAAGACGAATTCGCTGCGAATTCTCAGAAAAAAGCTGCAGAAGCGCGTGCTGCAGGGAAATTTGAAGATGAAATCGTGCCCGTTGAGATACCCGTACGTAAAGGTGATCCTATCCAATTCAAGGAAGATGAATACATTAAAGAAGGTACGACTGCAGATAAACTTGCAAAATTACGTCCTGCCTTTAAAAAGGATGGCAGTGTAACTGCGGGGAACGCTTCCGGACTGAACGATGGCGCTGCTGCTTTAGTTATCATGTCGAAAACGAAAGCGGATGCTCTTGGCATAACACCTCTCGCAACAATTACTGCGAATGCAAATGCAGGGGTAGATCCTGCAGTTATGGGGATCGGCCCTGTACAAGCTGTTACAAATGTGCTGAAACGTTCGAACCTTGCGTTGCAAGATATGGATTTGATTGAAGCGAATGAAGCGTTCGCCGCACAATCACTTGCTGTCGATCGAGAGCTGGAATTTGATACTGAAAAACTGAACGTTAATGGCGGTGCTATTGCGCTCGGTCACCCAATCGGTGCAAGTGGTGCCCGTATACTTGTAACATTACTGCATGAAATGAAACGTCGAGATGCAAAACGCGGACTGGCTACGTTATGTATAGGCGGCGGTCAAGGTGTAGCGATAGTTGTCGAGCGTCCTTAA
- a CDS encoding YqkE family protein has translation MAKKRNQQRSENKPKEDGALRLADSLGEDVLSKLKEAKLELSQAEAKAEEARQEQLIKEKKEREANKSFAELLDEYDGKTRKY, from the coding sequence ATGGCAAAAAAAAGAAACCAACAACGTTCAGAGAACAAACCAAAAGAAGACGGAGCACTCCGGCTCGCAGATTCATTAGGGGAAGATGTTCTATCCAAGCTGAAAGAAGCGAAGCTGGAACTTTCTCAAGCCGAAGCTAAAGCTGAGGAGGCGCGTCAGGAGCAACTCATCAAAGAGAAAAAAGAGCGGGAAGCAAATAAAAGTTTTGCTGAATTGCTTGACGAATACGATGGGAAAACCCGTAAATATTAA
- the menC gene encoding o-succinylbenzoate synthase, whose product MIIRDVMIRRLEMTMKNSFSTSFGTMQTRQFLVIEVIDEKGNHGFGEGVAFSIPWYTEETTVTSLHMIQDFLVPMLKGKTLHHPDEVNIIFKSIRKNNMAKAAVECAVWDCWAKRQGITLTEAIGGKKEKIDVGISIGLQADFETLAERINQSLASGFKRIKVKIKPGQDIKLLSQIRERFPDIPLMADANSAYTLDDLDLLKQLDQFNLTMIEQPLSSDDIIDHATLQRQIQTPICLDESILSAEDARKAIQLGSCRVINVKIGRVGGMTEAKKIHDVCQQSGIPVWCGGMLESGIGRAHNIALTALPNFTFPGDTAGSASYWERDIITPEVVVNDGTISVPKLDGMGFEVDVSELERHTTQRIEIHL is encoded by the coding sequence ATGATTATCCGTGATGTCATGATTAGAAGGCTGGAAATGACGATGAAGAATTCGTTTTCAACCAGCTTCGGAACGATGCAAACCCGCCAATTTCTTGTGATTGAAGTGATTGATGAAAAGGGAAATCATGGCTTTGGAGAAGGTGTAGCATTTTCGATTCCTTGGTATACAGAAGAGACCACAGTGACATCACTGCATATGATCCAAGACTTTTTAGTGCCAATGCTTAAAGGGAAAACGCTTCATCATCCTGACGAAGTTAATATAATCTTTAAATCCATTCGGAAAAATAATATGGCTAAAGCTGCAGTTGAGTGCGCAGTATGGGATTGCTGGGCAAAACGTCAAGGCATTACGTTAACAGAAGCAATAGGCGGAAAGAAAGAAAAAATCGATGTAGGAATCAGCATCGGACTTCAAGCAGACTTCGAAACGCTTGCTGAACGGATTAATCAGAGTTTGGCATCGGGCTTTAAACGAATAAAAGTGAAGATCAAACCAGGACAAGATATTAAATTACTCTCACAAATCCGTGAACGATTTCCTGACATTCCACTCATGGCAGATGCCAATTCTGCCTACACGCTGGACGACTTGGATTTATTAAAACAACTTGATCAATTTAACTTAACGATGATTGAACAGCCGCTTTCGTCAGACGATATCATTGACCATGCAACATTGCAACGGCAAATTCAAACACCTATTTGTTTAGATGAAAGCATCCTTTCTGCTGAAGATGCACGCAAAGCCATCCAGCTCGGCAGCTGCCGTGTCATCAATGTCAAAATCGGCCGCGTAGGGGGAATGACAGAAGCTAAGAAAATACATGATGTATGCCAGCAGTCCGGAATTCCAGTCTGGTGTGGCGGAATGTTGGAATCCGGTATCGGCCGAGCACATAACATCGCGCTTACTGCGTTACCGAATTTCACATTCCCTGGAGATACAGCTGGATCTGCTTCTTATTGGGAACGTGACATCATAACACCTGAAGTCGTTGTAAATGACGGTACAATCAGCGTTCCTAAATTGGATGGCATGGGCTTTGAAGTGGACGTAAGTGAGCTTGAGCGGCATACGACTCAGCGAATAGAAATTCATCTTTAG
- a CDS encoding YhcN/YlaJ family sporulation lipoprotein, with translation MKKFWMVFAACLLMLSLAACGKKDKEADNQTNDTGVVENEADTTTDMDGTNDENEEGTADENATNDQKVENADEIADAVSSLEEVDHARVLKMNNSAYVGATLKEGTTSSKELDDKIADKAKEAGADTDKVYVSSNPDSAKQIDEYSDKIRDGEPVEGFFEEVGDAMKRIFPDAH, from the coding sequence ATGAAGAAATTTTGGATGGTATTCGCTGCTTGCTTGCTGATGTTATCGCTTGCTGCATGTGGTAAAAAAGATAAAGAGGCAGACAATCAGACGAACGATACTGGTGTTGTGGAGAATGAAGCGGATACAACGACAGACATGGATGGAACGAATGATGAAAATGAAGAGGGAACCGCTGACGAAAATGCGACAAACGATCAAAAAGTCGAAAATGCTGATGAAATTGCAGACGCTGTTTCAAGTCTGGAAGAAGTTGATCATGCAAGAGTCCTTAAGATGAACAACAGTGCTTATGTTGGCGCAACTCTGAAAGAAGGAACCACTTCTTCAAAAGAATTAGATGACAAAATTGCAGATAAAGCCAAAGAAGCAGGCGCTGACACTGATAAAGTATATGTATCTTCAAATCCTGACTCTGCAAAACAAATTGATGAGTACAGTGATAAAATTCGAGATGGGGAACCTGTTGAAGGGTTCTTCGAAGAAGTTGGAGATGCCATGAAGCGAATATTCCCGGACGCTCATTAA
- a CDS encoding branched-chain amino acid aminotransferase: MTTPKIEFNLTDSRKQKPSEENLVFGRHFTDHMFIADYVKGTGWQNHRIVPYAPISLDPAAIVFHYGQTVFEGLKAYRAKDDSIRLFRPEENFKRLNRSLDRLCMPQVDEEKAIEGLLELLKVEEEWVPKLEGNSLYIRPFVIATEAFLGVAPATTYQFYIILSPVGSYYEEGIHPVKILVENEFVRAVKGGTGGAKTAGNYASALKAQETATAQGYSQVMWLDGVERKYVEEVGSMNIFFKIDGEVITPAVNGSILEGITRKSIIELLAHWGTPVTERKISMEELAAAHASGKLEEVFGTGTAAVISPVGELNWNGKIMTVNEGKTGALSKKLYDTLTKIQLGDEEDALQWVTELTPSFVKIG; this comes from the coding sequence ATGACGACACCTAAGATTGAATTCAACCTTACCGATTCCCGTAAACAAAAACCGAGCGAAGAGAATCTCGTTTTCGGCAGACACTTCACAGACCATATGTTCATCGCAGATTATGTAAAAGGAACTGGATGGCAAAATCATCGTATCGTCCCGTATGCACCGATATCACTCGACCCCGCGGCTATCGTATTCCACTATGGTCAGACCGTATTCGAAGGGTTGAAAGCGTATCGTGCAAAAGATGATTCAATTCGGCTATTCCGTCCAGAAGAGAATTTCAAACGGCTGAATCGTTCATTAGACAGACTATGTATGCCTCAAGTGGACGAAGAAAAAGCGATTGAAGGACTGCTTGAGTTATTGAAAGTAGAAGAAGAATGGGTTCCCAAGTTGGAAGGAAATTCACTTTACATCCGTCCATTCGTTATTGCGACAGAAGCATTCTTAGGAGTAGCACCTGCTACCACTTACCAATTTTACATTATCCTGTCGCCTGTCGGATCTTACTATGAAGAGGGAATCCATCCCGTTAAAATTCTAGTAGAAAATGAATTTGTCCGTGCCGTAAAAGGTGGAACTGGCGGTGCGAAAACTGCTGGGAACTACGCTTCAGCATTAAAAGCACAAGAGACTGCCACTGCCCAGGGCTATTCACAAGTGATGTGGCTCGATGGAGTCGAGCGAAAGTACGTTGAAGAAGTGGGCAGTATGAATATCTTCTTTAAAATTGATGGTGAAGTCATCACTCCGGCAGTTAACGGAAGTATCCTTGAAGGAATTACACGTAAATCCATTATCGAACTTCTGGCACATTGGGGTACTCCAGTAACAGAAAGAAAAATTTCAATGGAGGAATTAGCCGCAGCCCATGCATCCGGGAAATTGGAAGAAGTATTCGGTACTGGAACAGCAGCGGTCATCTCACCCGTTGGTGAATTGAACTGGAATGGTAAAATCATGACAGTCAACGAAGGAAAAACGGGTGCACTTTCTAAAAAATTATATGATACGTTAACTAAAATTCAATTAGGTGATGAAGAAGATGCCCTTCAATGGGTAACAGAACTTACTCCCTCATTCGTAAAAATAGGTTAA
- a CDS encoding NAD(P)/FAD-dependent oxidoreductase has protein sequence MEKVIIIGSGILGSSAAYELAKRGAAVTVIDRNDPGSATKAAAGIICPWLSQRRNQDWYKLVRNGARHYKTLIPELESLSESETGYRQVGAISLFADEAKLEKAFERAFLRKEQAPEIGDIVKLTEAETKQYYPPIAGGFQSIYISGAARVDGRQLQQALIRSAKHYGALFLEGSAALHKDTNGAIQVLCNEQLYEADKIILTTGAWPPEFGSLNIRLNVRGQKAQIVHMNPFDENSSNWPVVIPPGDQYLLSLDDGRVIAGATHQDEDVFQPAVTIGGVQEVLSKALNVAPGLENAELIEVRTGVRPFTPGFLPIIGQLPEHPSILIANGLGASGLTAGPYLGKLLAQLAIEEQADLDLSPYAAEQAIEHL, from the coding sequence TTGGAAAAAGTTATTATAATCGGATCAGGGATTTTAGGTTCATCTGCAGCATATGAATTAGCAAAAAGAGGAGCTGCTGTTACTGTTATTGATCGAAATGATCCTGGCAGTGCAACTAAAGCTGCTGCAGGTATTATATGCCCTTGGCTGTCGCAGCGCAGAAACCAGGATTGGTACAAACTTGTCCGAAATGGTGCCAGGCATTATAAAACACTAATTCCTGAACTTGAATCGCTTAGTGAGTCTGAAACAGGGTATCGGCAAGTGGGTGCGATCAGCTTGTTTGCAGATGAAGCTAAACTTGAAAAAGCCTTTGAGCGTGCATTCTTACGCAAAGAACAAGCTCCAGAAATAGGTGACATCGTTAAGCTGACGGAAGCGGAAACTAAGCAGTATTATCCTCCGATTGCTGGAGGATTTCAATCGATATACATATCCGGGGCTGCACGGGTCGATGGACGTCAACTTCAACAAGCGCTAATTCGTTCTGCGAAACATTACGGCGCACTATTTTTGGAAGGAAGTGCAGCACTTCACAAGGATACCAATGGCGCAATTCAAGTTCTATGCAACGAGCAGCTCTATGAAGCGGACAAAATTATATTGACAACGGGTGCATGGCCGCCTGAATTTGGTTCACTCAATATTCGTCTAAACGTTCGCGGCCAGAAAGCACAAATTGTGCATATGAATCCGTTCGATGAAAACAGTTCGAATTGGCCAGTCGTAATTCCGCCAGGCGATCAATATCTCCTGTCCCTCGATGACGGGAGGGTGATTGCAGGTGCAACTCATCAGGATGAGGATGTATTTCAGCCGGCAGTCACGATAGGCGGTGTTCAAGAAGTTTTATCAAAAGCCTTGAACGTAGCACCAGGTTTAGAAAACGCTGAATTGATAGAGGTCCGGACCGGAGTACGGCCGTTCACTCCAGGTTTTTTGCCAATCATTGGTCAATTGCCTGAACACCCGTCAATTTTAATTGCAAACGGTTTAGGGGCATCTGGACTTACGGCGGGGCCTTATTTAGGGAAATTATTAGCACAGCTGGCCATAGAAGAGCAGGCAGACCTTGATCTATCCCCGTATGCAGCAGAACAGGCCATTGAACACCTTTAA
- a CDS encoding xanthine phosphoribosyltransferase: MQLLKDKIMKEGNVLPGDVLKVDSFLNHQIDAELMQAVGNEFAEKFADAGITKILTLESSGIAPSVMAALQLKVPVVFARKRKSLTQNSNLYSASVYSYTKQESNEISVSEAHLCSEDTLLIIDDFLANGQAVLGLLEIAEQAGAKTAGIGIVIEKGFQPGGAMLREKGLRVESLAIIESLENLQITFKEAVEQ; the protein is encoded by the coding sequence ATGCAACTGTTAAAAGATAAGATCATGAAAGAAGGAAACGTATTACCAGGAGATGTCTTGAAAGTCGATTCCTTTTTGAATCACCAAATTGATGCAGAACTGATGCAGGCAGTTGGAAATGAGTTTGCTGAGAAGTTTGCAGATGCAGGAATCACAAAAATCTTAACATTGGAATCTTCAGGAATTGCACCTTCAGTTATGGCGGCTCTTCAATTGAAAGTGCCGGTAGTATTTGCACGCAAGCGCAAGTCATTAACGCAAAACAGCAATCTTTACAGCGCATCTGTTTACTCATATACGAAGCAAGAATCAAACGAAATCTCGGTATCTGAAGCACACCTTTGTTCAGAAGATACGTTGTTAATAATTGATGATTTTCTTGCGAATGGACAAGCAGTTTTAGGTTTGCTCGAAATCGCAGAACAAGCTGGTGCAAAAACGGCTGGCATTGGAATTGTGATTGAAAAAGGTTTCCAGCCAGGTGGAGCTATGCTGAGAGAAAAAGGTTTGCGTGTTGAATCGCTGGCAATTATCGAATCACTTGAAAACTTGCAAATCACTTTCAAGGAGGCTGTCGAACAATGA